The Salvia miltiorrhiza cultivar Shanhuang (shh) chromosome 1, IMPLAD_Smil_shh, whole genome shotgun sequence genome has a window encoding:
- the LOC131008158 gene encoding 14 kDa proline-rich protein DC2.15-like: MSPKDTLKLGVCADLLNDLVHLVVGTPPKTPCCTLIEGLADLEAAVCLCTAIKAKVLGINLNVPVSLSLLLNYCGKKLPSGFQCA, from the coding sequence ATGTCTCCCAAAGACACCCTAAAATTGGGAGTTTGTGCCGACTTGCTGAATGACTTGGTGCACCTTGTGGTGGGAACCCCTCCCAAAACCCCATGCTGCACCCTCATCGAGGGTTTGGCCGATCTCGAGGCGGCTGTGTGCCTCTGCACCGCCATCAAGGCCAAAGTGCTGGGCATCAACCTCAACGTGCCCGTCTCCCTCAGCTTGCTCTTGAACTACTGCGGCAAGAAGCTTCCCTCTGGCTTCCAATGCGCATAG